From Nitrosopumilus zosterae, the proteins below share one genomic window:
- a CDS encoding dUTPase — MSEDRLDTIFKLQKGLSEMMNLDRYPKDSEGRVSALCTAIMHEAVELQRTTNWKWWKTPTQFNEAEAREELIDIWHFVVQASLELNLTPDDIVDEYKKKNEINRERQRNGY, encoded by the coding sequence ATGTCTGAAGACAGGTTAGATACAATATTCAAACTTCAAAAAGGGTTATCTGAAATGATGAATTTGGATAGATATCCAAAAGATTCCGAAGGAAGAGTTTCTGCATTATGTACTGCAATTATGCATGAAGCAGTAGAGCTGCAAAGAACTACAAATTGGAAATGGTGGAAAACACCAACACAATTTAACGAAGCTGAAGCTAGAGAAGAATTAATTGACATATGGCATTTTGTTGTTCAAGCATCACTTGAACTCAATCTTACACCAGACGACATTGTGGATGAATACAAAAAGAAAAATGAAATCAACAGAGAAAGGCAGAGGAATGGTTACTAG
- a CDS encoding RpoL/Rpb11 RNA polymerase subunit family protein, with translation MNAQVISSEPKEISLSITETDIGILYIIQHELLKGSNIDFAGVIVKHPLTNECWMRINSSTKPLGEIKKATDSAIKMAEELKQLFNSKIKVN, from the coding sequence ATGAACGCACAAGTGATCAGTTCTGAACCCAAAGAAATCAGCCTTTCAATCACTGAAACTGACATAGGAATTTTATACATTATTCAACACGAACTCCTAAAAGGATCAAATATTGACTTTGCAGGAGTTATAGTCAAACATCCACTCACCAATGAATGCTGGATGAGAATTAATTCCAGTACAAAACCGCTAGGAGAAATTAAAAAAGCAACAGATTCCGCAATAAAAATGGCAGAAGAGCTCAAACAATTATTTAATTCTAAGATTAAGGTAAATTAG
- the cobJ gene encoding precorrin-3B C(17)-methyltransferase, translating to MPGKLYIVGVGPGHHDHMTFRAKEVIEESDTIVGYETYVNLVQDLIEGKTVYRYAMTQEVERAHQCIDLAKSGKIVSLVSSGDPGIYGMAGLIYETLAESNWNPKDGLQVEIIPGVSALNSCASIIGSPLMTDFAVVSMSDLLVPWEIIEKRVEAAAQGDFVIVIYNPASKKRIHQLQDTRKILLKYRKPTTPVAIIKGAFRESETIVMTDLENLPNHSDKLGMISTVIIGNSSTYTYKDLMINPRGYKSKYNLEEQTNPDLKV from the coding sequence TTGCCTGGTAAACTCTACATTGTTGGTGTTGGTCCTGGACATCATGATCACATGACATTTAGAGCCAAAGAAGTAATTGAAGAAAGTGATACAATCGTTGGTTATGAAACATATGTAAATTTAGTTCAAGATCTAATTGAAGGAAAAACCGTTTATCGTTATGCAATGACACAAGAAGTTGAAAGAGCTCATCAGTGTATTGACCTTGCGAAATCTGGAAAAATTGTTTCACTAGTATCAAGTGGTGATCCTGGAATTTATGGAATGGCTGGATTAATTTATGAAACACTTGCAGAATCAAATTGGAATCCAAAAGATGGTCTGCAAGTAGAAATTATTCCAGGCGTATCTGCACTTAATTCGTGTGCATCAATTATTGGCTCACCATTAATGACTGATTTTGCAGTAGTTAGTATGAGTGACTTACTAGTTCCATGGGAAATTATTGAGAAAAGAGTTGAAGCAGCAGCACAAGGTGATTTCGTAATTGTCATTTATAATCCAGCAAGTAAGAAAAGAATTCATCAATTACAAGATACAAGGAAAATTCTTCTAAAATATAGAAAACCCACAACCCCTGTTGCAATAATTAAAGGCGCATTTAGAGAATCAGAAACAATTGTTATGACTGATTTGGAAAACTTGCCTAATCATTCTGACAAATTAGGAATGATTAGCACTGTAATTATTGGAAATTCATCTACATACACTTACAAAGATTTGATGATAAATCCAAGAGGATACAAATCAAAATACAATTTAGAAGAACAAACAAATCCTGATCTTAAAGTTTAG
- a CDS encoding DegT/DnrJ/EryC1/StrS family aminotransferase: MKIAINIPIVGKEEISAVTNILKNGALTSSASQGGKHVQDFERTAASFVKSKYAIAVNSGTAALQAALHALDIKKGDEVLVPSFTFVATANAVISTGAKPIFVDILKENYTINPDDLEKKINKKTRAIIPVHLYGNAAHVERLSEISKKHNLPIIEDSAQSLGTTYKGKHTGTFFEMGCYSMYPAKVMTSGEGGFVVTNNKKLRDKLLMIRNHGMVHGYDTRIFGLNLRLPEINAAIATVQMKKLPNFLKSRKKNAELLSKLISDLKLVLPKQRKNENVNWYLYTIAIEKRDKILKKLNEKGIGAASYYPTPVHKTPFYKLKTKLPVTDWAASHVLSLPIHPGVTQKNIEFIAKILHEIL; the protein is encoded by the coding sequence TTGAAGATTGCAATTAACATCCCAATCGTAGGCAAAGAAGAGATATCTGCTGTTACTAATATTCTAAAAAATGGTGCTTTAACCTCCTCTGCTAGTCAGGGTGGAAAACATGTTCAAGACTTTGAAAGAACTGCGGCTTCTTTTGTTAAATCGAAATATGCTATTGCAGTAAATTCAGGAACAGCTGCACTACAGGCAGCTTTACACGCATTAGACATTAAAAAAGGAGACGAAGTTTTAGTTCCATCATTTACCTTTGTTGCTACTGCAAATGCTGTTATTTCAACTGGAGCTAAACCTATTTTTGTTGATATTTTAAAAGAAAATTATACAATTAATCCAGATGATCTAGAAAAAAAGATTAACAAAAAAACTCGTGCTATTATCCCGGTGCACCTATATGGAAATGCAGCACATGTGGAAAGACTTTCTGAAATTTCTAAAAAACATAATCTTCCAATCATTGAAGATTCTGCACAATCATTAGGAACAACTTACAAGGGAAAACATACTGGTACTTTCTTTGAAATGGGTTGTTATAGCATGTATCCTGCAAAGGTAATGACTTCAGGCGAAGGCGGATTTGTTGTCACTAATAATAAAAAACTTCGAGACAAGCTATTGATGATTAGAAATCATGGAATGGTTCATGGATATGATACTAGAATCTTTGGACTAAACTTACGATTACCCGAAATTAATGCCGCAATTGCAACTGTTCAAATGAAAAAACTTCCAAACTTTTTAAAATCCAGAAAAAAAAATGCAGAACTATTATCAAAACTGATCTCTGATCTAAAACTTGTACTTCCTAAGCAAAGAAAAAATGAAAATGTAAATTGGTATCTTTATACAATTGCTATTGAAAAACGTGATAAAATTTTGAAAAAACTCAATGAAAAAGGAATTGGCGCTGCATCTTATTATCCAACACCAGTTCACAAAACTCCATTTTACAAGCTAAAAACTAAACTTCCTGTTACAGACTGGGCTGCCTCGCATGTACTTTCTTTACCTATTCATCCGGGTGTGACTCAAAAAAATATTGAATTCATTGCAAAAATACTGCATGAAATACTATGA
- the pcn gene encoding proliferating cell nuclear antigen (pcna) produces MTFGAKTSGSDDLKAIISAISTLVEEATFVATAEGITFRGMDPSHVALIDISWPNSAFEKYECDSDIKFGVRIDEFSKLIKRADKKDSIEISISEQNMLLVTVGKNKKYKMRLIESSATDTPLPKIPYDSKIILSSSKFDKILGDVQVVSDYLTIHTTDSKGDFSGKGDSGEVVIELEKEDEEIEEISSKEDSIGTYSLEYLNPVVKAVGTTVGFITCEFSSAKPLRIEFKVANIGRIHFYLAPRVES; encoded by the coding sequence TTGACTTTTGGGGCAAAAACAAGTGGTTCAGATGATCTAAAGGCAATTATTTCTGCAATATCTACACTTGTTGAAGAAGCTACATTTGTTGCAACAGCAGAAGGAATAACTTTTAGAGGTATGGATCCATCACACGTTGCACTAATTGATATATCCTGGCCAAATTCTGCATTTGAAAAATACGAATGTGATAGTGATATTAAATTTGGAGTAAGAATAGATGAGTTCTCAAAACTTATCAAAAGAGCAGACAAAAAAGATAGTATAGAAATTAGTATATCTGAACAAAACATGTTACTTGTTACAGTTGGAAAAAATAAAAAATACAAAATGCGATTAATTGAAAGTTCTGCAACAGATACTCCTTTACCAAAAATTCCATATGATTCTAAAATTATATTATCTTCTTCAAAGTTTGATAAAATTCTAGGAGATGTACAAGTAGTCTCAGACTATTTGACAATTCATACTACTGATTCAAAAGGTGACTTTTCAGGCAAAGGTGATTCTGGAGAGGTAGTAATTGAACTGGAAAAAGAAGACGAAGAGATTGAAGAAATTTCTTCAAAAGAGGACAGCATTGGAACTTACAGCCTTGAATATCTTAATCCTGTAGTCAAGGCAGTAGGTACGACTGTAGGCTTTATTACATGTGAGTTTTCAAGCGCAAAACCACTTAGAATTGAATTCAAAGTAGCAAATATTGGCAGAATTCACTTCTATTTGGCACCACGCGTAGAAAGTTAA
- a CDS encoding tetrahydromethanopterin S-methyltransferase subunit A, producing MNAIGEIIGELCKAILPIPEEYFTGNPNSSIAICTLSSIDLLKKFSNSEILDDIAIVGRLLSENKGIDSIIEYVNSNQKIKTIIVCGKEVWGHKSGDSLFQLHKNGIDKNFKIINSSSPDPYLTVSESKIKYFQNNVKLVNLINETDYETILTKIRFF from the coding sequence ATGAATGCTATAGGCGAAATAATTGGAGAACTCTGCAAGGCTATTTTACCTATACCTGAAGAATATTTCACTGGAAATCCTAACTCATCTATAGCGATTTGCACCCTTTCTAGCATAGATTTACTCAAAAAATTTTCCAATTCTGAAATACTAGATGATATTGCTATAGTAGGACGTCTGTTATCTGAAAATAAAGGAATTGATTCAATCATTGAATATGTAAATAGTAATCAAAAAATTAAAACCATCATAGTTTGTGGAAAAGAAGTTTGGGGTCATAAATCTGGGGATTCATTATTTCAATTACATAAAAATGGAATTGATAAAAATTTTAAGATAATTAATTCTTCTAGTCCTGATCCATATCTTACAGTTTCTGAATCTAAAATAAAATATTTTCAAAATAATGTTAAACTTGTAAATTTAATTAACGAAACTGATTATGAAACAATTCTAACCAAAATCAGATTTTTCTAG
- a CDS encoding tyrosine--tRNA ligase: MDITEKIDLIERPPTEEVVTHDELIELFKSNSSPKHYIGLEISGFLHLGSLISTGLKINDFVKAGVKCTVFLADWHTLINDKLGGDWETISKVSKYYQDAFKLVCPEAKIVLGSKLYEEKAEYWSELVKFTKHMSIARTMRTLTIMGRSEDDKKIDLAKLLYPAMQAVDIHSLDVDIAHAGMDQRKIHMLVREIFPKMKWKVPVAIHHKLLPGLSKPVDTSDSQILGKMSKSDPNSGIFIHNTDDEIMKKISKAWCEEANIENNPLLEIARTVIFHDFDEIKVERPEKFGGNVSYTNYEQLETDFAQKKLHPGDLKQTVGNYLVKVISPIREKLNLSEEVNDAIRKSF; this comes from the coding sequence TTGGATATTACAGAAAAAATAGATCTGATTGAACGACCACCAACCGAAGAGGTAGTAACTCATGATGAGTTAATTGAATTATTCAAATCAAATTCATCACCAAAACATTACATTGGACTTGAAATATCTGGTTTTTTACACCTTGGTAGTTTAATCAGCACAGGTTTGAAAATTAATGACTTTGTTAAAGCAGGTGTTAAATGCACAGTATTTCTTGCAGATTGGCACACGTTGATTAATGATAAGTTAGGTGGAGATTGGGAAACAATATCAAAAGTTTCAAAATATTATCAAGATGCATTCAAGTTAGTTTGTCCAGAAGCAAAGATTGTTTTAGGTTCAAAATTGTATGAAGAAAAAGCTGAATACTGGTCTGAACTTGTGAAATTTACAAAACATATGTCAATTGCAAGAACTATGAGAACTCTAACAATTATGGGACGTTCAGAAGATGATAAAAAAATTGACTTGGCCAAATTACTATACCCTGCAATGCAAGCAGTAGATATTCACTCATTGGATGTAGACATTGCTCATGCCGGAATGGATCAAAGAAAAATCCACATGTTAGTTCGAGAGATTTTTCCTAAAATGAAATGGAAAGTTCCTGTCGCAATACATCATAAGCTATTGCCTGGACTGTCAAAACCTGTAGATACAAGTGATTCTCAAATATTAGGCAAAATGAGCAAATCTGATCCAAATTCAGGTATCTTTATTCATAATACGGATGATGAAATTATGAAAAAGATTAGCAAGGCATGGTGTGAAGAAGCAAATATTGAAAATAACCCATTGCTAGAGATTGCAAGAACTGTAATCTTTCATGATTTTGATGAAATAAAAGTAGAGAGGCCTGAAAAATTCGGTGGAAATGTATCATATACTAATTATGAACAACTAGAAACAGATTTTGCTCAAAAGAAACTTCATCCAGGAGATTTGAAACAAACAGTTGGAAATTATTTGGTTAAAGTGATTTCTCCTATTAGAGAAAAGCTAAATCTAAGCGAAGAAGTTAATGATGCTATACGAAAAAGTTTCTAA
- a CDS encoding Lrp/AsnC ligand binding domain-containing protein, whose protein sequence is MPTAYVLLNSDLGSDESIIAEVKQILADEDVKYEVQGVYGVYDIVLKLTSDDSEKLRTIITNKVRKISKVQSTLTMMVIEEQENL, encoded by the coding sequence GTGCCTACTGCATATGTTCTATTAAATTCTGATTTAGGATCAGATGAATCAATAATTGCCGAAGTCAAACAAATTCTTGCAGATGAGGATGTAAAATATGAGGTTCAAGGAGTCTATGGTGTATATGATATTGTCTTGAAATTAACTTCGGATGACTCTGAAAAATTACGTACAATTATCACCAACAAAGTCAGAAAAATTAGTAAAGTTCAATCAACATTGACCATGATGGTAATTGAAGAACAAGAAAATCTATAA
- a CDS encoding aspartate kinase encodes MRLVIKYGGTSISASKDIQAIAKHINSLSKKHQIVVVCSATSGTTDDLIEISESIKKENKSKAEQLASKITNRHKQLAKQTIKKPDLQKKLLRKLDEDFTELLSLIDGMVLLGEVTSRSMDYLISFGERLSIKLVSSAINDSGKKSIPLTGKEVGIITDSNFGESKPLMDTTRLRVSKTIDDLFSKKTIPVVGGFAGADQHGHVTTFGRGGSDYSATTIGSCIKADEIWLMSDVDGLMTADPKIVKNAKLLKEVSYIEAIEMAMFGAKQIHPRTFEPLLSKKIPMKIRNSFNTKNEGTLVTVSPSESSKNTVKCVSNVQNNGLIDIRGGSMVGTPGTAAKIFETLAKSGINVMMISQNPSESSITIVVKNTDLDKAVSALEMELLGKIIKKLEITTNVAIIALIGSGMRGTVGVASRVFGAIEKNKINISMITQGSSELNLAFVVKNSDTNTAVRALHDAFELDKIN; translated from the coding sequence TTGAGACTTGTAATAAAATATGGTGGAACATCAATTTCTGCTTCCAAAGATATCCAAGCTATTGCCAAACACATTAACTCATTATCAAAGAAGCATCAAATTGTGGTTGTTTGTTCTGCAACAAGTGGGACAACAGATGATCTAATAGAGATCTCCGAATCCATAAAAAAAGAAAATAAATCAAAAGCTGAACAGCTTGCATCAAAGATTACTAATAGACATAAACAACTAGCAAAACAAACAATCAAAAAACCTGATCTGCAAAAAAAATTATTAAGAAAATTAGATGAAGATTTTACAGAACTTCTTTCATTAATTGATGGAATGGTTTTACTTGGTGAGGTTACATCCCGATCAATGGACTATCTAATTTCATTTGGTGAAAGACTATCAATTAAATTAGTTTCATCAGCAATAAATGATTCAGGCAAAAAATCAATTCCTCTTACTGGAAAAGAAGTTGGAATAATTACTGATTCTAATTTTGGTGAATCAAAACCATTAATGGATACAACTAGACTTAGAGTTTCAAAAACAATAGATGATCTGTTTTCAAAGAAAACAATTCCTGTAGTTGGAGGATTTGCTGGTGCAGATCAACATGGGCACGTAACTACATTTGGTAGGGGGGGTTCTGATTATTCTGCAACAACTATTGGTTCTTGCATAAAAGCAGACGAGATCTGGTTGATGAGTGATGTAGATGGATTAATGACTGCTGATCCAAAAATTGTAAAGAATGCAAAATTACTCAAAGAGGTATCGTACATTGAAGCAATAGAAATGGCAATGTTTGGTGCAAAACAGATCCACCCAAGAACATTTGAGCCACTACTTTCAAAGAAAATTCCAATGAAGATCAGAAATTCCTTTAATACAAAAAATGAGGGAACATTAGTAACCGTATCCCCATCAGAGTCTTCAAAAAATACTGTAAAATGCGTAAGCAATGTCCAAAATAATGGGTTAATAGATATCCGAGGAGGCAGTATGGTTGGAACGCCCGGAACTGCAGCTAAAATATTTGAAACTTTGGCAAAATCGGGAATCAATGTGATGATGATATCTCAAAATCCCTCAGAATCCAGCATTACTATTGTAGTCAAGAACACTGATCTTGATAAAGCAGTAAGTGCATTAGAGATGGAATTACTAGGAAAAATCATCAAAAAATTAGAAATTACTACTAATGTCGCAATTATTGCATTAATTGGTTCAGGAATGAGAGGAACAGTAGGAGTTGCTTCAAGAGTATTCGGCGCAATAGAGAAAAATAAAATCAACATATCAATGATAACCCAAGGATCATCAGAACTCAATCTGGCATTCGTGGTAAAAAATTCTGATACAAATACTGCAGTACGTGCATTACATGATGCATTTGAACTTGATAAAATCAATTAA
- a CDS encoding transcription factor S produces MKFCPKCEVKLKKGTLGLECSKCGYIEGQKAKETKKIIDEDEPDFSLLAFEGNEGEDTNPTIKLECEKCGHDEAVWWMFQTRSADEPTTRFYRCQKCKYTWRDYA; encoded by the coding sequence TTGAAATTTTGCCCCAAATGTGAGGTCAAATTAAAAAAGGGTACTTTAGGCCTTGAATGCTCTAAATGTGGTTATATAGAAGGACAAAAAGCCAAAGAAACAAAAAAAATTATTGATGAGGACGAACCAGATTTTTCACTTTTAGCTTTTGAAGGAAATGAAGGCGAAGACACTAATCCAACGATCAAATTAGAATGTGAAAAATGCGGTCATGATGAGGCAGTTTGGTGGATGTTTCAAACCAGAAGTGCAGACGAACCCACAACTAGATTTTACCGTTGTCAGAAATGTAAATACACTTGGCGTGATTACGCATAA
- a CDS encoding cyclase family protein, with protein MKPIDLTLTISKSIPSFPGSPKPQFILWSDIKDDGYNLELLFLSSHTGTHIDAPYHFVKNGIKIHQIPLDRLIGKAILIKLKKLKNSQITKQDIMIFEKNNGIIPNHSSVFFFTQWQKNLQKENYFTENPGLNKSAANYLISKKINLVGIDSPSIDLGNDSSFPVHHILSKNNILIVENLTNLNKISSIEFNFTILPLKLKDATGSPVRALAS; from the coding sequence ATGAAACCTATAGATCTTACACTTACAATATCAAAATCCATTCCAAGTTTTCCTGGTTCCCCAAAACCTCAATTCATTTTATGGTCTGACATCAAAGATGATGGATATAATCTTGAATTGTTATTCCTAAGTTCTCACACTGGAACTCATATTGATGCACCATATCATTTTGTTAAAAACGGTATCAAAATCCATCAAATTCCACTTGATAGGTTAATTGGTAAAGCTATTCTAATTAAACTCAAAAAACTCAAAAATTCCCAAATAACAAAACAAGATATCATGATATTTGAAAAAAACAATGGCATAATCCCAAATCATTCGTCAGTCTTCTTTTTTACTCAATGGCAAAAAAATCTACAAAAAGAGAATTATTTCACTGAAAATCCTGGACTAAACAAATCAGCTGCAAATTATCTTATATCAAAGAAGATCAATTTAGTTGGCATAGATTCTCCAAGTATAGATCTAGGAAATGATTCATCTTTTCCTGTTCACCATATTCTCTCAAAAAACAATATTTTGATTGTAGAAAATTTAACAAATTTGAATAAGATTTCTTCTATAGAATTCAACTTTACAATTCTTCCATTAAAACTTAAAGATGCAACAGGTTCACCTGTTAGAGCATTAGCATCATGA
- a CDS encoding C2H2-type zinc finger protein, which translates to MGLFGSSSNQLKCKKCGTVLSDSERLKKHNEKAHNKKKEKCRICGTEFDTQEELRKHKKNCK; encoded by the coding sequence ATGGGATTATTTGGGTCTAGTAGTAATCAATTAAAATGTAAAAAGTGTGGAACAGTTCTTTCTGATTCTGAAAGATTAAAGAAACATAACGAAAAGGCACACAATAAGAAAAAAGAAAAATGTAGAATATGTGGAACTGAATTTGATACTCAAGAGGAATTAAGAAAACACAAAAAGAATTGCAAATAA
- a CDS encoding dual specificity protein phosphatase 23, producing MSKPGNLWRKVHGRITKKPTNFSWLIEEKLAGSGIPTSFDEFNWLLDQGVKSIVTMTENALPDNWIQDIGYLHVPTPDLTAPDMDKIDLAVDFIHEQIKNNQSVMVHCAAGMGRAGTILACYFVKYKNFTANDAIKKIRDERPGSIQSEVQELAIGFYEKHVRN from the coding sequence ATGAGTAAACCTGGTAATCTTTGGAGAAAAGTTCATGGCAGAATTACAAAAAAACCTACAAACTTTTCTTGGTTAATTGAAGAAAAATTAGCTGGTTCAGGAATTCCCACTAGTTTTGATGAATTTAATTGGCTTTTAGATCAAGGAGTAAAATCAATTGTTACTATGACTGAGAATGCTTTACCTGATAATTGGATACAAGATATTGGTTATCTACATGTTCCAACTCCCGATCTTACTGCTCCTGATATGGACAAAATAGATCTAGCAGTAGATTTTATTCATGAGCAAATTAAAAACAACCAATCTGTAATGGTTCATTGTGCTGCTGGAATGGGGAGAGCAGGTACAATCCTTGCATGTTATTTTGTAAAATATAAAAATTTCACAGCAAACGATGCAATTAAAAAAATACGTGATGAAAGACCTGGATCTATTCAATCTGAAGTACAAGAACTAGCTATTGGTTTTTATGAAAAACATGTGAGAAACTAG
- a CDS encoding DUF7482 domain-containing protein: protein MNKLIVFLVIGIFTIGIISISTISDQFANAGSTKKVHFTQTITSSQDPGQGHENHQLALILSPNEGTLYDGSMTFTSSDPVQIVVLHEITSQDAKGQPTWTVDGKTVYGLSLIDLKEKSGSFEFTGAALALHSPNSKEFTSTVSVDGWIRGQPTEVIMQKIELEKEDPSLFLSRANVPATIPMHKGIYNGNQVLYIITDGSDEDFAKTISGKQGWNVEVASAISNIPENTLQKIFIFKNGVKGDGIYGFQNEVFSSTPSQESQYSALNSVIEVTWKKGQKETIFESATDIITAQENGRIEFDETGIVLNTPQITWPDGTMKVRSDKEIFDDMQYGGGQIIEINKEEMTVTFVAHRGWGPDGRTIYYIVTDATPLGPAETMGVVSSPTSANLIAHSGAVDLFQFKNGIKGSGPLGYQAGIAGAALDDKNYSPMWRIYLVEWNDPESAKILETKADIDSFRADGLLSVSIARPLNSDHIVNCPFIDPFQ, encoded by the coding sequence TTGAATAAACTAATTGTTTTTCTAGTAATTGGAATTTTTACGATTGGTATAATTTCTATATCTACTATATCTGATCAATTTGCAAACGCAGGTTCCACGAAAAAAGTTCACTTTACTCAAACTATAACATCTTCTCAAGATCCCGGACAAGGACATGAAAATCATCAGTTAGCACTAATTCTTTCTCCAAATGAAGGCACCTTATATGATGGTTCTATGACATTCACCTCAAGTGATCCCGTTCAGATAGTTGTTTTACATGAAATCACTTCACAGGACGCAAAAGGCCAACCAACATGGACAGTTGACGGAAAAACAGTTTATGGATTATCTTTAATTGATTTAAAGGAAAAATCAGGTTCTTTTGAATTTACAGGCGCTGCACTTGCATTACATTCTCCAAATTCAAAAGAATTCACTTCAACAGTAAGTGTAGATGGTTGGATACGGGGACAGCCTACTGAAGTGATAATGCAAAAAATTGAATTAGAAAAAGAAGATCCATCATTATTTCTTTCAAGGGCTAATGTTCCAGCTACAATTCCAATGCATAAAGGAATCTATAATGGGAATCAAGTTCTATACATTATAACTGATGGAAGTGATGAAGATTTTGCAAAAACTATTTCAGGAAAACAAGGATGGAATGTTGAAGTTGCTTCAGCTATTTCAAACATACCAGAAAATACCCTACAAAAAATATTCATTTTTAAAAATGGCGTAAAAGGTGACGGAATATACGGATTTCAAAATGAAGTTTTTTCTAGTACACCTTCACAAGAATCTCAATACAGTGCATTAAATTCTGTAATTGAAGTTACATGGAAAAAAGGACAAAAAGAAACAATATTTGAATCTGCAACCGACATTATCACTGCTCAAGAAAACGGACGTATAGAGTTTGATGAAACAGGAATTGTCCTTAACACTCCTCAAATTACTTGGCCAGATGGAACTATGAAGGTACGTTCTGACAAAGAAATTTTTGATGATATGCAGTATGGTGGAGGACAAATAATTGAAATCAATAAAGAAGAAATGACTGTGACTTTTGTTGCACATAGAGGTTGGGGACCTGATGGAAGAACAATTTACTATATTGTTACTGATGCTACTCCTTTAGGACCTGCAGAGACAATGGGTGTAGTTTCATCACCAACTTCTGCAAATCTTATTGCACATTCTGGCGCAGTTGATCTTTTCCAATTTAAAAATGGAATCAAAGGATCTGGTCCATTAGGATATCAAGCAGGAATTGCAGGCGCTGCACTTGATGATAAAAATTACAGTCCGATGTGGCGAATTTATCTGGTTGAATGGAATGATCCAGAATCAGCTAAAATTTTGGAGACAAAAGCCGACATTGATTCATTTCGTGCTGATGGTTTACTTTCTGTTAGTATTGCAAGACCGCTAAACAGCGATCATATAGTTAATTGCCCATTCATAGATCCATTCCAATAG